GTGTGTTTGACACTACACGTGTTTTGAAAATCCGATAAAACATGTTGAGATATTCACATGCCGTGTGAACTAcataaaaagaaacaaaacCTCCCATTTTCTAACCACACGTCGTATGGCTAACTTACACGCCGTGTGGACAACTTTCCCTCTTCTTCGCAACTGCTCTTTGATTCACACAACGTGTTGACAGGCCATGTGAACCCTACTCCATTGAATTCGTCTTCTCCTAAGTGCCCTCGTAAGAACTTGTGGCCAAATTTACCAATCATTTACTTTTATTGCTTAATTATCTTGTTTCAAACTCTATTTGCAAATTGCAATCATGGATTGCTAGTTATGAAAGACCAAACATCCagaaaaaaacatataatatcTGCCCTTCATGAACTCAACTAAATTAGCTATGTCCAAttcagaaactcaaattacCCAGGAGAAAATGCCTCCCTAAAAAAAGTCCGAAAAATTCAGAAACTCAAATTATGAAGAAGAAAATGCATATATAAAAATAGTCTGAAAAAATCAAATGTAGCATAGTAAGTGGACAAAAGAATACGACGCATAATTTGAGAGCAGGAAAGCTTAAAGTTGGATAGCAACTTCATTCATGCAGTGCAGAGGACAGAAATTCCAAAGTAAAACCAACACACTGTAACATTAACATCAAGCTAAACACAAAAGGGTGGTTGCACACAAGAAATGGCGCCGCTATATCAGgaactcatttttttttttcctaatttcATATGCTAAAGTAAAAGAATCTTCGCTAACATTACGTTTCCTTAATGCCATCTTCATCTCCACACTTCAATGCCTTCAATTTCCTGTAACCTTTATCGGTGCCAAATACCCTGATTTCAAACAGAATCAGTGATCAAATGATGGTAAAAAAGTATACCTTTTCCACATGATATTATGCAAATGAAGTAGCAGGCTATTACAGAAGCAACATATCCACAGAAGTATGGTCAAAATATGcttattgataatgtttataACCAAGCAAGAATACAAGGGAAAACCACAATCAGAACCAGGCCATGATTTCAGATCCTAACAAAACGTAGCACACAAAGTTCTGAATTCAATACATACAATTTGCAAGTACGAATTAACACTCCCCTATAAATCAACCACATCAAAATCTATGTAACATACGTCACTAGACTCCATCAACAACTGCCGAAGCCTTACCTAAATGTCACCCCATGACAGGAAAGAAATGAAGATTGTTTGCAAACTTCAAGCTAGGCTTGTAAGAACAGTTTCACCTAATTTTACAGTAGCTTACATTCACACTTTATTTAAGATTTTTACCCGTTCAGGACATTAGGAAGTAATTCAGGAATGTCAATAGCAACTGGAATTACTGCTTTCTAGACCACAACTCCTTTCAAATAATAAGAACCCAAGTAAAAAGGGCAAGTTTTCACAATGAGTAGCATAGTGTCAATTACTGGCAGGAGACACTGTAGAGTGCAAAATAAGCCAAGCTATGGACAATTAATAGTCAGAAAAGTAGCAAAGACTTATTTTAGCGTGATTCCATTTCTTTAACCACAGAAGGCCATTATGTTAGAGCTGGAACCAAATAATATGTATTAGTATATTCTATTTACAGAAAATAAACAACACATAATCTAAAAAAGAAACACTCACCAGTCCATGTACACAAAAGTAGATGAATAGTTTCCAGATTTGGTATATAGCAAGCGGTGGTGATAATCATGAAAATCGGCACTGGGGAGATGATGTAAACAGAAATGTCAGAGACAATGATAAAAGTGAACATACAATATATTGATTCAAAGACAACAATAAAAGCAAGAACAGTTCCACTAACCCCCCATACAACGGTACGAAATGGGAAAGGCTCCATGGGAAGTGATAACCACAGTGTGCTTCGACAGTCTCCAGAACTCTCAACACCATCCATAACCACAAAGTTATTAGATGGGGACCAGTGATGGCAGGACCAATAATGGTAGCAAAACCAAGGAATAGTATCTCAGCTGGGTGAGCATATTCAGATGTCAGTCCAAATGGTGTGGCATATCTGCAAACGTAATGAACAAACTAGTAAGTACATGTGTATCACAAGGGAAACTCCTACATATTATTGCCAAAGTTAGGACCATATAGAACCATTAATATTAGCACTTACTCATGATGGACACTGTGCACATGCTTGTACAGCCACTTTGTATGCAGAACTCTATGTCCCCAGTAGAATACAAAATCTTCCAACACGAAGTAGAAAAGTATCTGTGTTAGAACAACTTTCCTGCAACACAAACCAGTATGTATCATTTTCTGGAACTGAACTTGCCAAACGATAAGTGAACTTATGAGTAAACCAAGAGTAGCATGATTTGATAGCAATTATAGCACCAGATACTGCTAACTGCAACTGAAGGGGAAAAAAAGCTTTAGTATATAAAGAACCTGAAAATACCAGGACGGCAATGGAAGAGTACTTCGCATGCCCATGTATCTGAAGATGGGGTAGGACAACACCATAACTGGTAGATTGACcccaaaatgatataaaagtaGCCGAGCAATACATTTTTCCTGAGCAGCAGGACTGTTGTTTTTAGTCTGCAATGGAAAGGAACTAGCAATGACGCCAAAGAAGACCAGAGAAAAACAACGACAATAATGCAGCGTATGTAATTATCATTTGAAAATTGAAGAATAAAAGACGACTCTTAGAAATTCCATTACTGTGGAATGCTGCAATAACATTTCAGAGATGCATCTATCAATTATCCTGCTGAAGCACAAGCACCATATGCACTTTGAAGCATAAACTGAATCTAGAAACAACTGTTTAATATAATATGTACTTATTTTGCCTGATACCGATATTGACAGGCTATAAAAATGTTGGATGGAAGAAGGATCACATTGCTAGTTTTGCTTTGAACTAATAGCACAGTTGTAATAATATAGCAGAGTGGAAACAACTAAACCTGAATTTTGTACTTGCTCAGCCATCCTGCCCTTTCAAGATATAGGAAAGGAAGTCCAGATAAGAAGAAGACACTTTCATGAAGAAAAAAGCTTCCGAGGCATGCCAGCTGAAAGTCACTGAAATGCGCAATCAAGTActgcataaaaaataaaacatcattaTTTTGAACAATACAAAGCCTCAATAAGAGAataaaactatatgtataaCCTAATTGAAAATCTATAATCACTAACCAGATAGAAAAGATGTTTACTTTGTTTGGTTGACAATTTGGTTAGGTATGAACGCCATAAGCAAATAGTATAACTAAGTACAATGCATTGGTTTTGCTAGATTGCATGAAATGTTTGGTGCACAACTGACAGTTTGAAGTGGAATTATTGAATTGGGATTCTAATTACTATTTTGCTGAATAAtcatataaaaaagaaatgaTTTTGGGACCAAATCATGATTTTATACAACTAACCACAAATCCAATAATTACACATCAAAAATAATGAAGAGCTTTTGCCTTcagctttattattattagtattataATTTTGCTTTGTCATTCATACAATGCACAAATGaaagataaattttatttaattaggcTTATATACATTCATATTTGACTTATGATCGAATGAAATACATATGCTACTGTACATTTAGACAGTAGCACtccaattaaacaaaataatcaaaataattattcCGGTGATCATTTAACTATGTAATCCAATCCATTTCATTATATTAAGTACATCAAAGCATCAGctaaaagttccaagcagggaaagAAATTAACAGTTGACAATAGCAACGCTGCCAAGAAATGCCGATGGTCTCTACTCCCTTGACAGAACAAATCATAAAAGAAGAAGCACAATTATGTACAGCTTTTCTTTATCAATATATATTTCAGTTTCACGAATAAGCAGTTACAATAATCTAATCAGTGGAAAATtgagaaaggaaaaggaaaatcggataaaaaaaatccaatcaGAGATCTCAAAACGAGAAAGATATGATAATGCAAGAAATACTCAGAAACAAGCACAGAGTTCAATAAAAGAAAAGTATCAAAAAAATGAGAATAAAAAAacctaattaaataaatacaagatCTAGCAGACATTCCGGTAGTATAATGGAGTAAAGAAGAGAAATCGTTAAAAAAGAGGGGAAAGGCGtaaataaaaagagaaagaatgaggAAGGAGAGAAAAGTTACCAGCCAGCCAGATTCAAAGAGAGAAGCCATGAGAAGAGTATGAcgacgaagaagaagaggcgAGTGTTTTCTGGCAGAGAGAGGGAAAGAACAAATGATAGTGAGAGTAAGTTATGAAGCATACGGAGCCACGACAGACTGTCAGTACCAGGGgaatcttctctctctctctctcgcgtttctttcatttttatttatttttagcttAATACCTGCTCAGCTCCCTTAGCTTTTCCATTTTTATCACTTAGCTGCTTTAGTGGTCAATTTTTCGGTTTCTTAAACTCAATAACCTTAGAACATTTAACTCATTTTTATCCACGGTAGTGACATGTCATTTGTATGCTATATTGGTAATATCAATCTGTGCCATGTcatttacatataaataaaaagaaaaaaaatatgttaaaattgttgaatttaaaaattaaaaggttGATCATTGAATACaagaaattaagaaaaaaaaggaacaagttcagaattttaccaaaaaaaaggaacAAGTTCAGGGACTCCAAAGATATTAAGCTTTTATTTTTTCTAGTTCAGTTTTAgtactacttttttttttctttttttatccgttttttttttctttttttaggaCCTAACCCAAATTTTCAGTCCACTCCATACTGAGTTTGTTGGAGTTTTTCAGGATAGCTTTTAAAGTTTTACTTAAAACCATAGAAAATACTGTATCAATTTATAATTTGaagttaagaaaaaataaaaatttcataaaaaaataaataataacaaatttttaaaaaagaatTGGCAATTGTGTATGCATATTCATAATTTTTAAATGCACATTAAATTTTGATTACAGATATGCATAATTATTTTGATATCAAGAattataaaatttcaaaaattgttACTATTATTTTAATTCTGTGTAAGTAATCAAGCTTATGATTTAtactttttaaatttaatatttaaatttttaattttcattcaaataattaaaaataattttaaagtaaacatttttaaaatataaataattgtttgGCAAGTTATCCCTGATTACCTCATCAAAATAATGTAGAGATTACTCCAGTAAAAGAAATAatagattaataaaaaaaaaatagattagttaaaaaaactaactcatttctaatattttttataatcatattttaaattcattaataaaaaacataatatttctatctttttttttttttaggaaaatgtCAAACTTTTATAAACCTCAACCAGAATCTAAACATAGGAGCTCCCGAATCGAATTTGGGCAGCGTCCCGACAAAACAATAAGGGAACGGATAGTTTTTACCCACTTAGCTAAGTTGTGAGCCATCTTATTCCCGTCCCGATAAATGAAATGAAAAGAACAACAAATAAAGGATTGTGAAAGATTGATCACATCCGTATAGAGTCAGAATAACTCGGACATTGGCAGCTCTCCCCGTGTAATCGCGTCTATAACTCCTTTTTGCGTCTGATTCGATCCAAATGTGAGTAAGCTGATATCGTTGAGCCAGCAGCAAGCTCTCCCAGATGGCGTGCAATTCCGCTTTGTCGACTAAGGAGCATACTTCAATCAGAATTCCAGCAGAGAATTTTAGTTCGCCTAAATCGTCCCGAGCAACCACTCCGACTTTTGCGGATAGGCCGTTACCTTTCCACACGGCATCACAGTTAATTTTTGTGACACCAACGGGAGGGGACACCACACCTTGTAAGAATCAAGAAGCGAAAGACCAGGTCAGGATCGGGGCGTTGTGTCTCGAGTTTTAGTACAATCTGTATAGTAATTCTGGATTTTGGAGAGGATTATGTCTGTTTCCAGAATTCGGCCCTCATAGACCAATACATTCTGTTTATACCACAGCAAAATTAAACCAAACGCGCATTCTTCCCTCCTCGAAGAACCCAGGCAGTCCGTAATCCAGTCTTTGCAGCTCGATGCCTGTATCCGATGCCAACGCGTTTCCACTGCAGCCGTTTTCCACACAGCTACTGCCGTTGAACACTTGATAAATACGTGAAAGGAATCCTCCCTAAATAAGCTGCATGCCCTGCACTACGA
The sequence above is drawn from the Euphorbia lathyris chromosome 6, ddEupLath1.1, whole genome shotgun sequence genome and encodes:
- the LOC136233928 gene encoding methylsterol monooxygenase 2-2, yielding MASLFESGWLYLIAHFSDFQLACLGSFFLHESVFFLSGLPFLYLERAGWLSKYKIQTKNNSPAAQEKCIARLLLYHFGVNLPVMVLSYPIFRYMGMRSTLPLPSWKVVLTQILFYFVLEDFVFYWGHRVLHTKWLYKHVHSVHHEYATPFGLTSEYAHPAEILFLGFATIIGPAITGPHLITLWLWMVLRVLETVEAHCGYHFPWSLSHFVPLYGGADFHDYHHRLLYTKSGNYSSTFVYMDWVFGTDKGYRKLKALKCGDEDGIKET